One Primulina huaijiensis isolate GDHJ02 chromosome 5, ASM1229523v2, whole genome shotgun sequence DNA segment encodes these proteins:
- the LOC140976081 gene encoding uncharacterized protein isoform X1, which translates to MNRKRRPTARKSRTKAKKPKFLSLRLQFPAEEVVKTRRIGETRAAGASAAGSVEVITTTSPTADSESHGLNLFPLHPGNQLQDKESAQDQENVAYFFSTTDGGATSLTGLLDDSADTPSISSHTTINNSDRQDDLSPSSAYGGPESIDGSAALVRNAMKNRERDSSEEKWVCYSEVVERKKIKEEEVTSSAADPRLSDDRAAIQGLSLKLDYQEILKAWSNKGPLYVDSENSQIVPNMSDDFLLQESSYSQVMGWACNEVKMGLWTVPEMGQREASVLRYKEKRRNRLFSKKIRYQVRKLNAEKRPRLKGRFVKRS; encoded by the exons ATGAACAGAAAACGACGCCCCACAGCTAGAAAGTCCAGGACTAAGGCCAAGAAACCGAAATTCCTCAGCCTCCGCCTCCAGTTCCCGGCCGAGGAAGTTGTGAAAACCAGGCGGATCGGTGAAACGCGTGCAGCGGGTGCCTCCGCCGCAGGATCGGTGGAAGTCATTACCACCACCTCTCCCACCGCTGATAGTGAATCCCACGGGCTCAACTTATTCCCGCTGCACCCGGGGAATCAACTTCAAGACAAAGAGAGTGCCCAAGATCAAGAGAACGTCGCGTACTTCTTCTCCACCACAGACGGCGGCGCAACCTCCCTCACCGGCCTTCTCGATGATTCCGCCGATACCCCCTCCATCTCATCCCACACCACCATCAACAACAGTGACAG ACAAGATGACCTGTCCCCATCATCGGCCTACGGCGGTCCCGAGAGCATAGACGGGTCGGCGGCGCTTGTACGCAACGCGATGAAAAACAGGGAGCGGGACTCCAGCGAGGAGAAGTGGGTGTGCTACTCGGAGGTTGTGGAGAGGAAGAAGATAAAGGAGGAGGAAGTGACCAGCTCCGCCGCGGATCCGCGGCTGAGCGATGATCGGGCGGCGATCCAAGGGCTTTCGTTGAAGCTGGATTATCAAGAAATCTTGAAGGCATGGTCCAATAAAGGCCCGCTTTATGTGGATTCGGAGAATTCCCAGATCGTCCCCAACATGTCCGATGATTTTCTCTTGCAAGAGTCATCATATAGC CAGGTGATGGGGTGGGCATGTAACGAGGTGAAGATGGGATTGTGGACAGTGCCGGAAATGGGACAAAGGGAAGCGAGTGTGTTGAGGTACAAGGAGAAGAGGCGGAATAGGCTTTTCTCCAAGAAAATACGTTACCAAGTCCGAAAGCTCAATGCCGAGAAACGCCCTCGTCTCAAG GGTAGGTTCGTGAAGAGAAGTTGA
- the LOC140976081 gene encoding uncharacterized protein isoform X2 → MNRKRRPTARKSRTKAKKPKFLSLRLQFPAEEVVKTRRIGETRAAGASAAGSVEVITTTSPTADSESHGLNLFPLHPGNQLQDKESAQDQENVAYFFSTTDGGATSLTGLLDDSADTPSISSHTTINNSDRQDDLSPSSAYGGPESIDGSAALVRNAMKNRERDSSEEKWVCYSEVVERKKIKEEEVTSSAADPRLSDDRAAIQGLSLKLDYQEILKAWSNKGPLYVDSENSQIVPNMSDDFLLQESSYSVMGWACNEVKMGLWTVPEMGQREASVLRYKEKRRNRLFSKKIRYQVRKLNAEKRPRLKGRFVKRS, encoded by the exons ATGAACAGAAAACGACGCCCCACAGCTAGAAAGTCCAGGACTAAGGCCAAGAAACCGAAATTCCTCAGCCTCCGCCTCCAGTTCCCGGCCGAGGAAGTTGTGAAAACCAGGCGGATCGGTGAAACGCGTGCAGCGGGTGCCTCCGCCGCAGGATCGGTGGAAGTCATTACCACCACCTCTCCCACCGCTGATAGTGAATCCCACGGGCTCAACTTATTCCCGCTGCACCCGGGGAATCAACTTCAAGACAAAGAGAGTGCCCAAGATCAAGAGAACGTCGCGTACTTCTTCTCCACCACAGACGGCGGCGCAACCTCCCTCACCGGCCTTCTCGATGATTCCGCCGATACCCCCTCCATCTCATCCCACACCACCATCAACAACAGTGACAG ACAAGATGACCTGTCCCCATCATCGGCCTACGGCGGTCCCGAGAGCATAGACGGGTCGGCGGCGCTTGTACGCAACGCGATGAAAAACAGGGAGCGGGACTCCAGCGAGGAGAAGTGGGTGTGCTACTCGGAGGTTGTGGAGAGGAAGAAGATAAAGGAGGAGGAAGTGACCAGCTCCGCCGCGGATCCGCGGCTGAGCGATGATCGGGCGGCGATCCAAGGGCTTTCGTTGAAGCTGGATTATCAAGAAATCTTGAAGGCATGGTCCAATAAAGGCCCGCTTTATGTGGATTCGGAGAATTCCCAGATCGTCCCCAACATGTCCGATGATTTTCTCTTGCAAGAGTCATCATATAGC GTGATGGGGTGGGCATGTAACGAGGTGAAGATGGGATTGTGGACAGTGCCGGAAATGGGACAAAGGGAAGCGAGTGTGTTGAGGTACAAGGAGAAGAGGCGGAATAGGCTTTTCTCCAAGAAAATACGTTACCAAGTCCGAAAGCTCAATGCCGAGAAACGCCCTCGTCTCAAG GGTAGGTTCGTGAAGAGAAGTTGA
- the LOC140976083 gene encoding E3 ubiquitin-protein ligase RGLG5-like, whose translation MGNQSSSPSGGGNGRPSSTGGSIPSSGWHHNHAQSSYSSYAQNYPLQYPYPAGYPPSGQDHVPPQNYDTSSHSHVPPQNYGSQPESHAPPQQHGLPSQPHMPQNKFDRRYSRIADNYRSLEEVTEALARAGLESSNLIVGIDFTKSNEWTGKNSYLGRSLHYIGNGLNPYEQAISIIGKTMAAFDDDNLIPCFGFGDASTNDEDVFSFYPDERFCNGFEEALSRYREIVPSLKLAGPTSFAPIIEMAMSIVQRSGGQYHVLLIIADGQVTRSVDTGHGQLSPQEQRTVQAIVEASKYPLSIILVGVGDGPWDTMKEFDDNIPAREFDNFQFVNFTEIMSKNVHQSRKETEFALSSLMEIPAQYKATMELNLLSGSKGNGSERVPLPPPVYSMMYASSSKPSQATSFQHSTSSFYEHNVAANATPSAPSATLDYQICPICLTDPQDMAFGCGHQTCRHCGQDIQLCPICRSRIDTRIKLY comes from the exons ATGGGAAATCAGAGCTCTAGCCCTAGTGGCGGAGGGAATGGGAGGCCATCTTCAACTGGTGGATCTATTCCGTCGTCGGGATGGCATCATAATCATGCTCAATCATCATATTCTTCATATGCTCAGAATTATCCTCTGCAGTATCCTTATCCAGCAGGTTATCCACCTTCAGGCCAGGACCATGTTCCTCCTCAAAATTACGATACTTCCTCACACTCACATGTTCCACCTCAAAATTACGGTAGTCAACCGGAATCACACGCACCCCCTCAACAACATGGGCTTCCTTCGCAACCACATATGCCACAAAACAAATTTGACAGGAGGTATTCAAGAATTGCAGACAATTACAGATCATTGGAGGAG GTGACTGAAGCCCTTGCACGTGCCGGACTGGAGTCTTCGAATCTAATTGTTGGGATTGATTTCACTAAGAGCAATGAATGGACgg GCAAGAATTCCTATCTTGGCCGAAGCTTACATTACATTGGAAATGGTCTTAATCCATACGAACAAGCAATATCTATCATTGGAAAGACAATGGCCGCTTTTGACGATGATAACTTGATCCCCTGTTTTGGATTTGGAGATG CATCAACCAATGATGAAGATGTTTTCAGTTTCTACCCAGACGAGAGATTTTGTAATGGATTTGAGGAGGCCTTAAGTCGTTATCGAGAAATCGTTCCTAGTCTGAAACTGGCAG GTCCCACATCGTTTGCGCCTATTATCGAAATGGCGATGTCTATTGTTCAGCGTAGTGGAGGCCAGTACCATGTTTTACTGATTATTGCAGACGGACAG GTTACCAGAAGTGTTGATACTGGACACGGTCAGTTAAGTCCGCAGGAACAGAGAACTGTTCAAGCAATTGTTGAAGCGAG CAAGTATcctttatctattattttagtTGGGGTTGGGGATGGCCCCTGGGACACTATGAAGGAATTTGACGACAACATTCCTGCTCgggaatttgataattttcAG TTTGTTAATTTTACAGAGATTATGTCTAAAAATGTGCACCAATCTCGAAAAGAGACTGAATTTGCTCTTTCTTCATTAATGGAAATTCCTGCTCAATATAAAGCAACAATGGAGCTTAATTTGCTAAG TGGATCAAAAGGAAATGGTTCGGAAAGGGTCCCTCTTCCTCCTCCCGTCTATAGTATGATGTATGCCAGCAGCTCAAAACCCTCACAAGCAACTAGTTTTCAGCACAGCACCAGTTCATTTTACGAGCATAATGTTGCTGCAAATGCAACTCCATCTGCTCCTAGCGCGACATTGGACTACCAG ATTTGTCCCATTTGCCTTACCGACCCACAGGACATGGCTTTCGGTTGTGGTCATCAG ACATGTCGCCATTGTGGACAAGACATTCAACTATGTCCAATTTGCCGGAGTCGAATTGATACCAGAATCAAGCTCTACTAA
- the LOC140976085 gene encoding probable methyltransferase PMT9 encodes MNPKRDAVQSTGLLKFVLMGSLVLLGLVCLYYGALFSSALPRADDSFDGVAEGVDGGLDAKRGFDEVLDVGDLNPEVPKSIPVCDLRFSELIPCLDRDMMSQMKLKLNLSLMEHYERHCPQPERRYNCLIPPPLGYKISIRWPMSRDQVWKANIPHTHLAQEKSDQNWMVVDGEKIKFPGGGTHFHYGADIYIAAIAGMLKFPDDKLHNGGHIRNVLDVGCGVASFGAYLLRHNIIAMSLAPNDVHENQIQFALERGIPATLGVLGTRRLPYPSRSFELAHCSRCRIDWLQRDGMLLLELDRLLRPGGYFVYSSPEAYAHDVENQRIWSLMHDLLRRMCWRVVARKDQTVIWAKSLSNSCYRKRTLGTLPLMCSSDDDPDTTWNVLMKGCITPYSAKMHQEKGSGLEPWPRRLTAPPPRLEEIGISIEEFQNDMNVWHYRVAEYWKQMKSVIFRNSLRNVMDMNSNLGGFAAALNDKDVWVMNVAPVNESSKLKIIYDRGLIGTAHDWCESFSTYPRTYDLLHAWSVFSQIEDRGCSSQDLLIEMDRILRPEGFVVIRDSPSVISYVHKFLTSLKWDGWSSEVEPSADSLTLSDERVLIARKKLWDENHVS; translated from the exons ATGAATCCGAAGAGGGACGCTGTTCAATCGACGGGGCTGTTGAAGTTCGTGTTGATGGGTTCGTTGGTTTTGCTGGGATTGGTTTGTCTGTATTATGGCGCTCTGTTTTCCTCTGCTCTGCCACGTGCAGACGATTCATTTGACGGCGTCGCCGAGGGAGTCGACGGAGGATTGGATGCGAAAAGGGGTTTCGATGAAGTGCTCGATGTCGGAGATCTCAATCCTGAAGTTCCCAAAAGCATCCCA GTCTGTGATTTGAGATTTTCGGAGTTGATACCTTGTCTGGATAGGGATATGATGTCTCAGATGAAATTGAAGCTCAATTTGAGTTTAATGGAGCACTATGAAAGGCATTGTCCGCAGCCCGAGCGCCGTTACAATTGCCTTATCCCTCCTCCCCTTGGTTACAAG ATCTCAATTAGATGGCCGATGAGTCGGGATCAAGTTTGGAAGGCGAATATACCCCATACACATCTAGCACAGGAGAAGTCGGATCAGAATTGGATGGTTGTGGATGGTGAAAAGATCAAGTTTCCAGGTGGTGGCACCCATTTCCACTATGGTGCTGACATTTACATTGCTGCTATTGCTGGG ATGCTTAAATTTCCTGATGACAAACTCCATAATGGTGGCCATATCCGAAATGTTCTTGATGTGGGCTGTGGGGTTGCCAGTTTTGGAGCGTATCTCCTTCGCCATAACATCATTGCCATGTCGCTTGCTCCTAATGATGTCCATGAAAATCAAATTCAGTTTGCACTAGAGAGGGGGATCCCCGCCACTTTAGGTGTTTTGGGCACCAGAAGATTGCCATATCCCAGCAGATCATTTGAATTGGCTCACTGTTCCCGTTGTCGGATTGATTGGCTTCAAAGAGATGGTATGCTTTTGCTGGAATTGGACAGATTGCTCAGACCAGGAGGCTATTTTGTCTACTCTTCACCTGAAGCATATGCACATGATGTGGAAAATCAAAGAATTTGGAGCTTGATGCACGACCTTCTGCGAAGAATGTGCTGGAGAGTTGTTGCAAGGAAAGACCAAACCGTGATATGGGCCAAGTCTTTAAGTAATAGTTGCTATAGGAAAAGAACTCTAGGAACTTTACCACTTATGTGTAGTTCCGATGATGATCCAGACACGACATGGAATGTGCTTATGAAAGGATGCATCACTCCATATTCAGCGA aGATGCACCAGGAAAAGGGGAGTGGACTAGAACCCTGGCCACGAAGGCTTACGGCACCTCCACCGCGTCTAGAAGAAATTGGTATCAGTATCGAGGAATTTCAGAATGACATG AATGTATGGCATTATCGAGTGGCCGAGTACTGGAAGCAGATGAAATCTGTCATATTTAGGAACTCACTCAGGAATGTCATGGACATGAATTCAAATCTTGGTGGATTTGCCGCTGCCCTAAATGACAAGGATGTTTGGGTAATGAATGTTGCTCCAGTCAATGAATCATCCAAGTTAAAGATCATATACGATCGAGGCTTGATTGGAACAGCTCATGACTG GTGTGAATCGTTCTCAACTTATCCGCGCACCTACGACTTGCTACATGCCTGGTCAGTATTCTCGCAGATTGAGGACCGAGGTTGTAGCTCACAGGATCTGCTTATTGAAATGGATCGAATACTGAGACCAGAAGGATTTGTGGTGATTCGAGACTCGCCTTCTGTCATCAGCTATGTACATAAATTCTTGACTTCCTTAAAGTGGGATGGATGGTCATCAGAGGTTGAACCAAGTGCCGATTCGCTCACCTTAAGTGATGAAAGAGTGTTAATTGCGAGAAAGAAATTGTGGGATGAGAATCATGTGTCGTAA
- the LOC140977413 gene encoding uncharacterized protein codes for MHKIDFKKLKAVILALASLALSGRGRWITASAQCNFPAIYNFGDTNSDTGGISAAFGPIPSPYGESFLGRPAGRYSDGRLIIDFIAENLGLPYVSSYLDSLGADFRHGANFAAGASTIVIQNETIFESGISPFSLEVQTTQFDQFKSRTYDLYQQATDPLDKTTLPRPNEFSRALYTFDIGQNDLSAAVRELTGAQLQAVIPKMVNRFAVALTRLYLQRARAFWIHNIGPIGCLPVATLHIRNQNPGLLDKVGCIEGLNSMVVEFNRQLKARVTNLRAELPYAAFNYIDIYTAKYDLISNAKIYGFRDPMKICCGIHESYTDVDVWCGQRAIINDTEVFGSSCGTADTYISWDGAHFSDAANHWIANRVLNGSYSDPPIPISKSCLKSSLHVSLYTTFNENKSAEKITCIKYFQLFSPKRIACLNKTHTIYLVGLSFYLVSPTLPRCLYITHASTQYSKSFQQCKTTKNLALMELSRILILCASISTLLPAKADELELSPCDYPAVYNFGDSNSDTGGIAAAFYPPEPPSGETFFHRPVGRASDGRLIIDFIADHLGIPSLSPYLDSIGSSYRHGANFATGGATIMRPNESWFENGVSPFPLEIQVEQYTQFKNRTAYFVNQVKKKSVKTRLPKQKDFVKALFTLDMGQNDIAAGIRKLSLDQQKAAIPKTVSYYSTQLRNLYEKGARTFWIHNTGPIGCQPIATVKVQDPMPGYLDEHGCVKNQNEIAIQFNKELKDEVLKLRIELYEASIIYVDMYTAKYELITTAKNQGFGNPFQICCGYHGIGYDIWCGNKGNLNGNEVTAGSCADPSVVISWDGVHYTEAANHWIANRIVNGSLSDPPMAITTACHKQL; via the exons atgcacaaaatcgacttcaaaaaattaaaagctGTAATCCTGGCACTAGCTTCACTGGCACTTAGTGGTAGAGGAAGATGGATAACTGCATCGGCACAATGCAATTTTCCGGCCATTTACAACTTCGGTGACACAAACTCAGACACCGGAGGGATATCAGCAGCATTTGGGCCAATACCTTCTCCATATGGAGAGAGTTTCTTGGGAAGACCTGCCGGAAGATACTCTGATGGACGTCTTATTATTGATTTCATTG CTGAGAACTTGGGGCTGCCATATGTGAGTTCATATCTTGATTCACTAGGTGCGGATTTTCGACATGGTGCAAATTTTGCAGCCGGGGCATCAACCATTGTTATACAGAACGAAACCATATTCGAGAGCGGCATAAGTCCCTTCTCACTTGAAGTGCAAACCACACAATTTGATCAGTTCAAATCGCGAACCTATGATCTGTATCAGCAAG CTACAGATCCATTGGATAAAACGACACTTCCTAGACCAAATGAATTCTCAAGGGCTCTCTACACATTCGATATTGGTCAGAATGATCTCTCTGCTGCTGTCAGAGAGCTAACCGGTGCTCAACTTCAAGCTGTGATCCCAAAGATGGTGAACCGATTTGCAGTGGCGTTAACA CGCTTATATCTACAAAGAGCAAGAGCCTTTTGGATTCACAATATAGGACCTATTGGATGCTTGCCGGTAGCCACTCTCCACATCAGGAATCAAAATCCTGGTTTATTGGACAAGGTTGGGTGCATAGAGGGGCTAAATAGCATGGTTGTCGAGTTCAATCGGCAGCTTAAAGCTAGAGTGACGAATTTGAGGGCAGAGCTTCCATACGCTGCCTTCAACTACATCGATATCTACACGGCCAAATATGACTTAATCAGCAACGCCAAAATATACG GATTCAGGGATCCGATGAAGATTTGCTGCGGAATACACGAAAGTTATACGGACGTAGACGTATGGTGTGGACAAAGAGCGATTATCAACGATACAGAAGTGTTTGGAAGTTCTTGTGGGACTGCGGATACATACATTAGCTGGGATGGAGCGCACTTCTCTGATGCTGCAAATCACTGGATTGCGAATCGTGTACTGAATGGCTCGTATTCTGACCCCCCGATACCCATTTCAAAGTCATGTCTTAAGAGTT CCTTGCATGTCTCTTTGTACACCACCTTTAACGAAAACAAGTCAGCAGAGAAGATTACTTGTATTAAATATTTCCAACTCTTCTCCCCTAAAAGAATTGCGTGCTTAAACAAAACACATACGATTTACTTGGTAGGATTAAGCTTCTATCTCGTAAGTCCCACATTACCAAGATGCCTATATATAACTCATGCCAGTACCCAATACTCAAAAAGTTTCCAACAGTGTAAAACAACTAAAAACTTGGCATTGATGGAATTGTCAAGAATTTTAATTCTCTGTGCCTCAATTTCAACGCTCTTACCAGCGAAAGCTGATGAACTAGAATTGTCACCCTGTGATTACCCTGCTGTATACAATTTTGGTGACTCGAATTCTGATACCGGAGGAATAGCAGCAGCATTTTATCCACCAGAACCACCTTCAGGTGAGACGTTCTTTCACAGGCCGGTTGGAAGAGCCTCCGATGGACGCCTTATCATAGACTTCATTG CTGATCATTTGGGAATACCATCTTTGAGTCCTTACCTGGATTCAATAGGATCCAGCTACCGGCATGGTGCAAACTTTGCAACAGGAGGTGCAACCATCATGCGGCCTAATGAATCTTGGTTTGAAAATGGTGTCAGCCCTTTCCCTCTGGAAATCCAAGTTGAGCAGTACACTCAATTTAAAAACAGAACAGCTTATTTTGTCAATCAAG TGAAAAAGAAGTCCGTTAAAACAAGGCTACCAAAACAAAAGGACTTTGTCAAGGCACTGTTCACACTTGATATGGGGCAAAATGATATTGCTGCAGGCATAAGAAAGTTGAGTTTAGACCAACAGAAAGCTGCCATACCCAAGACAGTCAGCTATTACTCAACACAACTAAGA AATCTGTATGAGAAAGGGGCAAGGACATTTTGGATACACAACACTGGTCCGATTGGCTGTCAGCCAATAGCCACAGTTAAAGTCCAAGATCCGATGCCGGGGTACCTTGATGAACATGGCTGTGTCAAGAACCAAAATGAAATAGCTATTCAATTCAACAAAGAGCTTAAAGATGAGGTTCTCAAACTAAGAATAGAGCTTTATGAAGCTTCGATAATATACGTGGATATGTACACTGCCAAGTATGAACTAATCACAACTGCGAAGAATCAAG GATTTGGGAACCCTTTCCAAATATGCTGCGGATATCATGGAATCGGGTACGATATCTGGTGTGGAAACAAAGGTAATCTAAATGGTAATGAAGTGACTGCTGGTTCTTGCGCAGATCCTTCTGTAGTAATTAGCTGGGATGGTGTGCACTATACTGAAGCTGCAAATCATTGGATTGCAAATCGTATAGTAAACGGATCCTTGTCTGATCCGCCAATGGCAATCACGACAGCGTGCCATAAGCAACTGTGA
- the LOC140976086 gene encoding SAGA-associated factor 29 homolog A-like translates to MSTPDIAGILENSEELDRLRKKQEEILMEINKMHKKLQSTPEVVEKSGDNSLSRLKMLYTQAKELSENEVTISTQLLGQLDALIPSGTSGQHRRKIGDGTEPKKKRMKADSDVSRLSPSMRNHLDNLANLKGEQVAARVPQEDAGKDEWFVVKVIHFDKETREIEVLDEEPGDDEESGGQRKYKLPMSHIIPFPKRTDLSSAHDFPPGKHVLAVYPETTTLYKATVVQARKRKTDDYVLEFDDDEEDGSLPQRLVPFHRVVPLPEGYRQ, encoded by the exons ATGTCGACTCCCGATATTGCCGGAATCTTGGAGAACTCGGAGGAACTTGATCGCTTAAGGAAAAAGCAAGAGGAGATCCTTATGGAGATCAACAAGATGCATAAGAAACTCCAATCCA CACCTGAAGTGGTTGAAAAGTCAGGTGACAATTCACTATCGAGGCTCAAAATGTTATATACTCAAGCCAAAGAGTTGTCAGAGAATGAAGTGAC AATTTCCACCCAATTGTTAGGACAACTGGATGCGCTAATACCTTCTGGGACTTCAGGGCAACATCGCAGAAAGATAG GAGATGGTACTGAGCCGAAAAAGAAGAGGATGAAGGCCGATTCAGATGTCTCCAGACTTTCACCTTCAATGCGAAATCACCTAGATAACCTTGCAAATTTGAAGGGTGAACAG GTGGCAGCAAGGGTCCCTCAAGAGGATGCAGGAAAGGATGAATGGTTCGTGGTTAAAGTTATTCACTTTGACAAGGAAACAAGAGA AATTGAAGTGTTGGATGAAGAACCAGGTGATGATGAGGAGAGCGGAGGGCAGAG AAAATACAAGCTGCCTATGTCGCATATTATTCCATTTCCAAAGCGAACTGATCTCTCTAGTGCCCATGATTTTCCTCCTGGAAAACATGTTTTGGCAGTATATCCAGAAACCACAACTCTATATAAAGCAACTGTTGTCCAAGCTCGGAAG AGGAAGACTGATGA CTATGTTTTGGAATTTGATGACGATGAAGAGGATGGATCGTTGCCTCAACGATTGGTACCCTTCCATCGAGTCGTTCCTCTTCCAgaaggatatcgtcaataa
- the LOC140976088 gene encoding uncharacterized protein — MDPADWDNPDDWELINDDGFVYKRKKQRIQDSRATLCDANQPPNLEASRKNLRERKRKVLLRLREKYQREIRQWERFSNTLTEMEANSQTQFQARVGICNTVSVSEPSSSQDRSLTNSTHRRLVDNLLSQVEAQEAVIHGVSHLCDVADALCSAQEERLKQQFIDLPIWDSSPHELVAGLTDQ, encoded by the exons ATGGATCCAGCAGATTGGGATAATCCAGACGACTGGGAGCTGATTAATGATGATGGTTTTGTGTACAAGCGCAAGAAACAACGGATCCAGGACTCCCGCGCCACCTTGTGCGACGCCAATCAGCCGCCAAATCTGGAGGCTTCGAGGAAGAACCTCCGCGAACGGAAGAGAAAGGTTCTCCTTCGACTGAGGGAGAAGTATCAAAGAGAGATTCGTCAGTGGGAACGTTTCTCGAACACCTTAACGGAAATGGAGGCCAACTCCCAAACACAGTTTCAGGCGCGTGTTGGGATTTGTAACACGGTCTCTGTTAGCGAGCCCTCGAGCTCACAAGACCGTTCCTTGACGAATTCCACTCACCGTAGACTCGTCGACAATCTCCTCTCTCAG GTGGAAGCACAGGAGGCTGTAATTCATGGTGTCTCCCATTTATGTGATGTAGCTGACGCATTGTGCAGTGCGCAAGAGGAAAGGCTGAAGCAACAATTCATCGACCTGCCGATTTGGGACTCGTCGCCACATGAACTCGTTGCAGGATTAACAGACCAGTAG
- the LOC140976087 gene encoding glucuronokinase 1-like, with amino-acid sequence MTTHENETIEHKAYARIGLLGNPSDVYYGRTISLSIGNFWASVKLVPSKDLVIVPHPTNDLVQFHSLSNLVNRLQSDGYYGGVRLLVAICKTFHNHCKEHNISLHERNFTLSYDTNIPRQTGLSGSSAIVCAALSCLLDFYDVRHLIKVKLRPHLILNAEKELGIVAGLQDRVAQVYGGVVYMDFSKKHMEALGHGIYEPMDIELLPPLYLIYAENPSDSGKVHSTVRQRWLNGDEFIISSMEEVANIGLEGRTALVEKDYRKLFDLMNRNFDLRRKMFGDDALGALNIEMVEVARRIGAASKFTGSGGAVVVYCPEGPTQAQLLEDACKSAGFIFQPVKVMPSFLNDVDIGTMS; translated from the exons ATGACGACCCATGAAAATGAAACGATTGAGCATAAAGCATACGCTCGGATCGGGTTGTTAGGGAATCCCAGTGATGTGTACTATGGGCGCACGATTTCATTGAGCATTGGCAATTTCTGGGCTTCCGTGAAATTGGTGCCTTCTAAAGATTTGGTGATCGTTCCTCACCCGACTAACGATCTTGTCCAGtttcattctctctcgaattTG GTGAATCGTTTGCAAAGTGATGGTTATTATGGAGGGGTGCGCCTGCTGGTGGCAATTTGTAAAACTTTCCACAATCATTGCAAAGAACACAACATCAGTTTACATGAAAGGAATTTTACTCTGTCTTATGATACAAACATCCCTCGTCAG ACTGGACTTTCTGGTTCAAGTGCTATTGTTTGTGCTGCTCTTAGCTGCCTTCTTGACTTTTACGACGTCAGGCACCTGATTAAAGTCAAGTTGCGGCCGCACCTTATCCTTAACGCAGAGAAGGAACTTGGTATTGTTGCCGGTCTCCAAGACAGAGTAGCACAGGTCTATGGGGGCGTTGTGTATATG GATTTTAGCAAGAAGCACATGGAAGCATTGGGACATGGAATTTATGAACCTATGGACATTGAACTTCTTCCGCCACTATATCTTATCTACGCTGAGAATCCTAGTGATTCTGGAAAG GTTCACAGTACAGTTCGTCAAAGGTGGTTAAATGGTGATGAGTTCATTATATCCTCAATGGAAGAGGTTGCAAATATTGGATTGGAGGGAAGGACAGCATTGGTTGAAAAGGACTACAGAAAACTTTTCGATCTCATGAATCGTAACTTTGATTTGCGAAG GAAAATGTTTGGTGACGATGCTCTTGGTGCTCTGAACATAGAGATGGTTGAAGTCGCCAGACGGATCGGTGCTGCATCAAAGTTTACTGGTAGTGGAGGTGCTGTTGTTGTGTACTGCCCAGAAGGGCCTACACAAGCACAACTCTTGGAGGACGCATGCAAGAGTGCTGGCTTTATCTTTCAACCGGTGAAAGTTATGCCATCCTTTTTAAATGACGTTGATATTGGCACTATGTCATAA